From a region of the Myxococcus stipitatus genome:
- the infB gene encoding translation initiation factor IF-2: MSKKRVHEIAKELKGHGIELDNKEVVNELSALGYDVKSHSSSLDDDQATAAVQKILDKRKPKQAAPPVTAKGFVVRRKVGPPSGGASSEAGQESMSADQVEAAAPEQAPVEPPQAAAAEAPPSAPPPVEAAPRAPEPPPVAEPPAAVEAPVAVTAPVAPPSPQPAAEAPKAPVEPQPQVAAEAPKAPVEPQRPATPVPPAAAAQPRPPSQESTHLPQPPPRSPVPPTVRTSSSQPSSATVVSRGPAPGYGNRGGPGGRPGGPGGPGGRPGGPGGPGGRPGGPGGPGGRPGGPGGPGGRPGGPGQGGRPGYSSQYQASGRPGQAPVRPSTSPAQGSASAPAAQGPTIMVGGVPHAQVAPTGGQARPTATQAVVISRPLIQVRRVTPTAGQAKQYPMAPGRAGIPERREYKVVPDHLGRGRELVDVSKNKERGQRKRTSGDTQSVSKQELTDMVWGRVTIPVRGKKKKPTKKGAKTQITQMAEEKKVIKLQEGITVSDLGQRMGVRSAELIKKLMGLGKMATANQMVDADTAEMIATDYGWKIDRVGFEVEDYLPEVDARPEDERPRPPVVTIMGHVDHGKTSLLDAIRSANVAAGEAGGITQHIGAYSISTARGDVTFLDTPGHEAFTSMRARGANVTDIVVLVVAADDGVMPQTIEAIKHAKAAEVPIVVAINKMDVPGANPDRVKKDLANHELVPEEWGGDTIMVPVSAKTKQNLDLLLENLALQAEVLELTANPARPAVGAIIEAKLDRGRGPVATVLVQEGTLKLGDAIVTGSHYGRVRAMNNSRGEQVKEVKPGYCAEVIGLSGVPSAGDTINMVADEKAAKQIAEHRGMKERQTELSKVSRESLEQLFAKTKAGGGPKELRVVIKADVQGSAEAVKQAVLKLSTHKVKVEAVHTGVGAITEGDVMRAAASKGLVVGFNVQPESGAEAAAKAQEVTLQSYSIIYELIDGVRTAMEGLLEPIRTEKKLGRAEVRNTFNVPRLGTIAGAAVLDGVMKRGAFVRLMRENKQLFAGKMASLRRFKDDVKEVAQGFECGIGIENFNDLKAGDIIEAYEIEETRQSLT; this comes from the coding sequence ATGTCGAAGAAGCGCGTCCACGAAATCGCCAAGGAGCTCAAGGGCCACGGCATTGAGCTCGACAACAAGGAGGTCGTAAACGAGCTGTCCGCGCTCGGGTACGACGTCAAGAGCCATTCGTCCTCCCTCGATGACGACCAGGCGACCGCCGCGGTCCAGAAGATCCTGGACAAGCGCAAGCCGAAGCAGGCCGCTCCGCCCGTCACGGCGAAGGGGTTCGTGGTGCGCCGCAAGGTCGGCCCGCCCTCCGGTGGTGCTTCCTCGGAGGCTGGCCAGGAGTCCATGAGCGCCGACCAGGTCGAGGCCGCGGCGCCCGAGCAGGCCCCGGTCGAGCCGCCTCAGGCCGCCGCCGCGGAGGCCCCGCCGTCCGCCCCGCCGCCGGTGGAGGCCGCCCCGCGCGCGCCCGAGCCGCCGCCGGTCGCCGAGCCGCCCGCCGCGGTCGAGGCCCCCGTGGCCGTCACCGCGCCCGTGGCGCCGCCGTCCCCCCAGCCTGCCGCCGAGGCGCCCAAGGCGCCCGTCGAGCCCCAGCCCCAGGTCGCCGCCGAGGCGCCCAAGGCTCCGGTCGAGCCCCAGCGCCCGGCCACGCCCGTCCCCCCCGCTGCCGCCGCGCAGCCACGTCCCCCCTCTCAGGAGAGCACCCACTTGCCCCAACCCCCTCCGCGCTCGCCGGTCCCGCCGACAGTCCGGACGTCTTCTTCTCAGCCTTCGTCCGCGACCGTCGTCTCCCGAGGACCCGCGCCGGGTTACGGAAACCGGGGTGGCCCGGGTGGTCGCCCCGGTGGTCCGGGCGGCCCGGGTGGTCGTCCCGGTGGTCCGGGTGGCCCGGGTGGTCGTCCCGGTGGTCCGGGCGGCCCGGGTGGTCGTCCCGGTGGTCCGGGCGGCCCGGGTGGTCGTCCCGGTGGTCCGGGGCAGGGTGGTCGTCCCGGGTATTCCTCGCAGTACCAGGCCAGCGGCCGGCCCGGGCAGGCGCCCGTGCGTCCGAGCACGTCGCCCGCGCAGGGGTCCGCCTCCGCTCCGGCGGCCCAGGGCCCCACCATCATGGTGGGCGGCGTGCCCCATGCGCAGGTCGCCCCGACGGGTGGCCAGGCGCGTCCCACGGCCACGCAGGCCGTGGTCATCTCGCGTCCGCTCATCCAGGTCCGCCGCGTCACGCCCACGGCCGGTCAGGCCAAGCAGTACCCCATGGCGCCGGGCCGCGCGGGCATCCCCGAGCGGCGTGAGTACAAGGTCGTCCCGGACCACCTGGGCCGGGGCCGCGAACTGGTCGACGTCTCCAAGAACAAGGAGCGGGGCCAGCGCAAGCGCACCAGCGGCGATACGCAGAGCGTGTCCAAGCAGGAACTGACGGACATGGTCTGGGGCCGCGTCACCATCCCGGTGCGTGGCAAGAAGAAGAAGCCCACGAAGAAGGGCGCCAAGACGCAGATCACCCAGATGGCCGAGGAGAAGAAGGTCATCAAGCTCCAGGAGGGCATCACCGTCTCCGATCTGGGCCAGCGCATGGGTGTGCGCAGCGCGGAGCTCATCAAGAAGCTGATGGGCCTGGGGAAGATGGCCACGGCGAACCAGATGGTGGACGCCGACACCGCGGAGATGATCGCCACCGACTACGGCTGGAAGATCGACCGCGTGGGCTTCGAGGTGGAGGACTACCTGCCGGAGGTCGACGCCCGTCCCGAGGACGAGCGTCCGCGTCCGCCGGTGGTCACCATCATGGGCCACGTCGACCACGGCAAGACGAGCCTGCTCGACGCCATCCGCAGCGCCAACGTGGCCGCGGGCGAGGCCGGTGGCATCACGCAGCACATCGGCGCGTACAGCATCTCCACGGCGCGCGGTGACGTGACGTTCCTGGACACCCCGGGTCACGAGGCGTTCACGTCCATGCGCGCCCGCGGCGCCAACGTGACGGACATCGTGGTGCTGGTGGTGGCCGCCGACGACGGCGTGATGCCGCAGACCATCGAGGCCATCAAGCACGCCAAGGCGGCGGAGGTGCCCATCGTCGTCGCCATCAACAAGATGGACGTGCCGGGCGCCAACCCCGACCGCGTGAAGAAGGACCTGGCCAACCACGAGCTCGTCCCCGAGGAGTGGGGCGGCGACACCATCATGGTGCCCGTCTCCGCCAAGACGAAGCAGAACCTGGACCTGCTGCTGGAGAACCTGGCGCTGCAGGCCGAGGTGCTCGAGCTGACGGCCAACCCGGCCCGTCCGGCCGTGGGCGCCATCATCGAGGCCAAGCTGGACCGCGGCCGTGGCCCGGTGGCCACGGTGCTGGTGCAGGAGGGCACGCTCAAGCTGGGTGACGCCATCGTCACCGGCTCGCACTACGGCCGCGTCCGCGCGATGAACAACAGCCGTGGCGAGCAGGTGAAGGAGGTCAAGCCCGGCTACTGCGCGGAGGTCATCGGCCTGTCGGGTGTCCCGAGCGCCGGCGACACCATCAACATGGTGGCGGACGAGAAGGCGGCCAAGCAGATCGCCGAGCACCGCGGCATGAAGGAGCGCCAGACGGAGCTCAGCAAGGTCAGCCGCGAGTCCCTGGAGCAGCTGTTCGCCAAGACGAAGGCGGGCGGCGGTCCCAAGGAGCTGCGCGTCGTCATCAAGGCGGACGTGCAGGGCTCGGCCGAGGCCGTCAAGCAGGCGGTGCTCAAGCTCTCCACGCACAAGGTCAAGGTGGAGGCCGTCCACACGGGCGTGGGCGCCATCACCGAGGGCGACGTGATGCGGGCGGCGGCCTCCAAGGGCCTCGTCGTCGGCTTCAACGTGCAGCCGGAGTCCGGCGCGGAGGCCGCGGCCAAGGCGCAGGAGGTCACCCTCCAGAGCTACTCCATCATCTACGAGCTCATCGACGGGGTTCGCACGGCGATGGAGGGCCTGCTGGAGCCCATCCGCACGGAGAAGAAGCTGGGCCGCGCGGAGGTGCGCAACACCTTCAACGTCCCGCGCCTGGGCACCATCGCCGGCGCGGCGGTGCTGGACGGCGTGATGAAGCGCGGCGCGTTCGTCCGCCTCATGCGCGAGAACAAGCAGCTGTTCGCGGGCAAGATGGCGTCGCTGCGTCGCTTCAAGGACGACGTCAAGGAGGTCGCGCAGGGCTTCGAGTGCGGTATCGGCATCGAGAACTTCAACGACCTCAAGGCCGGCGACATCATCGAGGCCTACGAGATCGAAGAGACCCGGCAGAGCCTGACCTAG
- a CDS encoding DUF503 domain-containing protein — protein MFVGVARLTLQIPDSGSLKSKRQVLRRVMDRVKARFNVAVAEVEDQDLWQKASIALSVVGNERRHVEEQLGKVIHFVEEMYVAPLLARESEILAFGDQLFSGSGAAPGEGDGATGEDDDLSPEQAAAHSEAAIARFMRGEKASLAEAEGLGEWERRHDGDNGGGPGMGRPSPSGGGRMTLDEARARARALRNPRDWEKK, from the coding sequence ATGTTCGTGGGTGTCGCACGCCTCACCCTCCAGATTCCGGACAGCGGTTCGCTGAAGTCGAAGCGACAGGTGCTCCGCCGGGTGATGGACCGGGTGAAGGCCCGCTTCAACGTGGCCGTCGCGGAGGTGGAGGACCAGGACCTCTGGCAGAAGGCCTCGATCGCCCTCTCGGTGGTGGGCAACGAGCGCCGCCACGTGGAGGAGCAGCTCGGGAAGGTCATCCACTTCGTCGAGGAGATGTACGTCGCCCCGCTGCTGGCGCGGGAGTCAGAAATCCTGGCCTTCGGAGACCAGTTGTTCTCCGGAAGCGGCGCCGCCCCGGGGGAGGGGGATGGAGCCACGGGCGAGGATGACGACCTCTCACCCGAGCAGGCGGCGGCGCATTCGGAGGCCGCCATCGCCCGGTTCATGCGGGGGGAGAAGGCCTCGCTGGCGGAGGCGGAGGGGCTGGGGGAGTGGGAGCGCCGTCATGACGGCGACAACGGCGGCGGCCCCGGTATGGGTCGCCCGTCTCCGTCGGGCGGTGGACGGATGACGCTGGACGAGGCACGGGCCCGCGCCCGCGCCCTGCGCAACCCGCGAGACTGGGAGAAGAAATGA
- the rbfA gene encoding 30S ribosome-binding factor RbfA gives MTTHSRPERVGQEIQAAIADLLTRGELRDPRIGYITITGVKVSPDLRVARVFYSMMGSEQERMDTQKGLDAAKGFVRRAVTAAVNLRVSPEIFFSFDESIGEGDKIDRLLREVRGKEGW, from the coding sequence ATGACGACGCATTCCCGACCCGAGCGAGTGGGGCAGGAGATCCAGGCGGCCATCGCCGACCTGCTCACCCGGGGTGAGCTGAGGGACCCGCGCATCGGTTACATCACCATCACTGGCGTGAAGGTCTCCCCGGACCTGCGGGTCGCCCGTGTCTTCTATTCGATGATGGGCTCCGAGCAGGAGCGCATGGATACCCAGAAGGGCCTGGACGCGGCCAAGGGCTTCGTGCGCCGCGCCGTGACGGCGGCCGTCAACCTGCGGGTGTCGCCTGAAATCTTCTTCTCCTTCGACGAATCCATCGGGGAGGGGGACAAGATCGACCGTCTGCTGCGCGAGGTCCGGGGCAAGGAAGGCTGGTAG
- the truB gene encoding tRNA pseudouridine(55) synthase TruB, whose translation MDGVLVIDKPSGPTSFDVVRQVRSLLRLKKVGHTGTLDPLATGVLPLCLGEATKVAGFITEGDKAYDATVRLGAETDTQDAQGQVTARAPVPPLTPALLEGALARFRGSFEQVPPMYSAVKVDGKRLYELARAGEEVERAARHVTVYDLVLRDFSADRLHLSVRCSKGFFVRTLAFDLGRALGCGAHLEALRRTASGPFTLARALPLAEVPALAKDGTLAARLVSMGDALVDLPEVRLGAEDARRVSHGVPVEVPASLRPGRVRVLGPAGELLAVAEGVAGRLRYLRVLV comes from the coding sequence ATGGACGGCGTCCTCGTCATCGACAAGCCCTCGGGGCCCACGTCCTTCGACGTGGTGCGGCAGGTGCGCTCGCTCCTGCGGCTCAAGAAGGTGGGCCACACGGGGACGTTGGACCCCCTGGCCACCGGTGTGCTCCCCCTGTGCCTGGGCGAGGCCACCAAGGTGGCGGGCTTCATCACCGAGGGCGACAAGGCCTATGACGCCACCGTGCGGCTGGGCGCGGAGACGGACACCCAGGACGCCCAGGGGCAGGTGACGGCGCGCGCGCCGGTGCCCCCGCTGACGCCCGCGCTGCTGGAGGGCGCGCTCGCGCGCTTCCGGGGCTCCTTCGAGCAGGTGCCGCCCATGTATTCGGCGGTCAAGGTGGACGGCAAGCGCCTGTACGAGCTGGCCCGCGCCGGCGAGGAGGTGGAGCGCGCCGCCCGCCACGTCACCGTGTACGACCTGGTGCTGCGCGACTTCTCCGCGGACCGGCTGCACCTGTCCGTGCGCTGCTCGAAGGGCTTCTTCGTCCGCACGCTCGCCTTCGACCTGGGGCGCGCGTTGGGTTGTGGCGCGCACCTGGAGGCGCTGCGGCGCACGGCCAGCGGCCCCTTCACCCTGGCGCGGGCGCTGCCCCTGGCGGAGGTGCCGGCGCTCGCGAAGGACGGCACCCTGGCCGCCCGCCTCGTCTCCATGGGAGACGCGCTGGTGGACCTGCCGGAGGTCCGCCTGGGGGCCGAGGACGCCCGCCGCGTCTCGCATGGCGTCCCCGTGGAGGTGCCCGCCTCGCTGCGCCCGGGCAGGGTCCGGGTGCTCGGGCCCGCCGGCGAGCTGCTCGCCGTGGCCGAGGGGGTGGCCGGCCGGCTGCGCTACCTGCGGGTCCTGGTCTAG
- the rpsO gene encoding 30S ribosomal protein S15 produces the protein MSLHQERKSELVTKFRTHESDTGSPEVQVALLSERINMLTEHFKTHKKDHHSRRGLLKLVGQRRRLLDYLKSKDVTRYKKLIEGLGIRK, from the coding sequence ATGTCGCTGCATCAGGAGCGCAAGTCGGAGCTGGTGACGAAGTTCCGGACCCACGAGTCGGACACGGGGTCCCCGGAGGTGCAGGTGGCGCTGCTGTCCGAGCGCATCAACATGCTCACCGAGCACTTCAAGACGCACAAGAAGGACCACCACTCCCGGCGCGGTCTGCTGAAGCTGGTCGGCCAGCGCCGCCGGCTGCTGGACTACCTGAAGTCGAAGGACGTGACGCGGTACAAGAAGCTCATCGAGGGCCTCGGCATCCGCAAGTAG
- the pnp gene encoding polyribonucleotide nucleotidyltransferase, with protein MLKKSVKIGESELSIETGRLAKQADGAVVVRYGDTMLLVTAVSAKEKKDVDFLPLTVEYQEKLYSAGRIPGSYFKREGRLTEKETLASRLVDRSARPLFPEGYAYETQIIASVISADPENEGDVHGITGASAALWVSDIPFDGPIAGIRVGRVGGQLVANPTAKQREQSDLDLVMAVSRKAIVMVEGGAEEVSEADMVAALDFGFASAQPALDIQDELRRELNKQVRAYDKAPAVDDALRAKVRELAMDGIKAGYSIKEKGARYDALSKAKKEALAKLKEQLGEAFTPLTEKHAKQVVEDLKYEHMREMTVNGGRIGGRGHDVVRAITCEVGALPRTHGSAIFTRGETQALVVATLGTSEDEQRLEMLGGMSFKRFMLHYNFPPFSVNETKPLRGPGRREIGHGALAERALRNMVPKSESFPYTVRLVSDILESNGSSSMASVCGGTLALMDAGVPIKAPVAGIAMGLVKEGDKVAILSDILGDEDHLGDMDFKVCGTSKGITSIQMDIKITGLTTEIMSRALEQARQGRIHILGEMLKTLAQPRKEISQYAPRITTIQIRPEFIKNVIGPGGKVIKDIIARTGAAINIEDSGRVDIASANGEAVKAAIAMIQALTREAEIGKIYTGTVRKIAEFGAFVELFPGTDGLIHISELSDKRVKSVSDVLKEGDEVLVKVVSIDKTGKIRLSRKEAMAERAAAQQGAAEAVAAQPASPEATQPNAKA; from the coding sequence ATGCTGAAGAAGAGCGTCAAGATTGGCGAGAGCGAGCTGAGCATCGAGACGGGCCGTCTGGCCAAGCAGGCCGACGGCGCCGTGGTGGTTCGCTATGGCGACACCATGCTGCTCGTCACGGCGGTGAGCGCGAAGGAGAAGAAGGACGTCGACTTCCTGCCGCTGACGGTGGAGTACCAGGAGAAGCTGTATTCGGCGGGCCGCATCCCCGGCAGCTACTTCAAGCGCGAGGGCCGGCTGACGGAAAAGGAGACGCTGGCCAGCCGCCTGGTGGACCGCTCCGCGCGTCCGCTGTTCCCGGAAGGCTACGCGTACGAGACGCAGATCATCGCCAGCGTCATCTCCGCGGATCCGGAGAACGAGGGTGACGTGCACGGCATCACCGGCGCGTCCGCGGCGCTGTGGGTGTCGGACATCCCGTTCGACGGCCCCATCGCCGGCATCCGCGTGGGCCGCGTCGGCGGTCAGCTGGTGGCCAACCCCACCGCGAAGCAGCGCGAGCAGAGCGACCTGGACCTGGTCATGGCGGTCAGCCGCAAGGCCATCGTCATGGTCGAGGGTGGCGCCGAGGAGGTCTCCGAGGCCGACATGGTGGCCGCGCTGGACTTCGGCTTCGCGTCCGCGCAGCCCGCGCTGGACATCCAGGACGAGCTGCGCCGCGAGCTGAACAAGCAGGTGCGCGCGTACGACAAGGCCCCGGCGGTGGATGACGCCCTGCGCGCCAAGGTGCGCGAGCTGGCCATGGACGGCATCAAGGCGGGCTACTCCATCAAGGAGAAGGGCGCCCGTTACGACGCGCTCTCCAAGGCGAAGAAGGAGGCCCTGGCGAAGCTCAAGGAGCAGCTGGGCGAGGCCTTCACGCCGCTGACGGAGAAGCACGCCAAGCAGGTGGTGGAGGACCTGAAGTACGAGCACATGCGCGAGATGACGGTCAACGGTGGCCGCATCGGCGGGCGTGGGCACGACGTGGTCCGCGCCATCACCTGCGAGGTGGGCGCGCTCCCGCGCACGCACGGCAGCGCCATCTTCACCCGTGGCGAGACGCAGGCGCTCGTGGTGGCCACGCTGGGCACCAGCGAGGACGAGCAGCGCCTGGAGATGCTGGGCGGCATGTCCTTCAAGCGCTTCATGCTGCACTACAACTTCCCCCCGTTCAGCGTGAACGAGACCAAGCCGCTGCGCGGCCCGGGCCGCCGTGAAATCGGCCACGGCGCGCTGGCGGAGCGCGCGCTGCGCAACATGGTGCCCAAGAGCGAGTCCTTCCCGTACACGGTCCGCCTGGTGTCGGACATCCTCGAGTCCAACGGCTCCTCGTCCATGGCCTCCGTGTGCGGTGGCACGCTGGCGCTGATGGACGCGGGCGTCCCCATCAAGGCGCCGGTGGCCGGCATCGCCATGGGCCTGGTGAAGGAGGGCGACAAGGTCGCCATCCTGTCGGACATCCTCGGTGACGAGGACCACCTGGGCGACATGGACTTCAAGGTGTGCGGCACCTCGAAGGGCATCACCTCCATCCAGATGGACATCAAGATCACCGGCCTCACCACGGAGATCATGAGCCGCGCGCTGGAGCAGGCGCGTCAGGGCCGCATCCACATCCTGGGGGAGATGCTCAAGACGCTGGCGCAGCCGCGCAAGGAGATCAGCCAGTACGCGCCGCGCATCACGACCATCCAGATCCGTCCCGAGTTCATCAAGAACGTCATCGGGCCGGGCGGCAAGGTCATCAAGGACATCATCGCCCGCACCGGCGCCGCGATTAACATCGAGGACTCCGGCCGCGTGGACATCGCCAGCGCGAACGGCGAGGCGGTGAAGGCCGCCATCGCGATGATCCAGGCCCTCACCCGCGAGGCGGAGATCGGCAAGATCTACACGGGCACGGTGCGGAAGATCGCCGAGTTCGGCGCCTTCGTGGAGCTGTTCCCGGGCACCGACGGCCTCATCCACATCTCCGAGCTGTCCGACAAGCGCGTCAAGAGCGTCTCCGACGTGCTGAAGGAGGGCGACGAGGTGCTGGTGAAGGTCGTCAGCATCGACAAGACGGGCAAGATCCGCCTGTCGCGCAAGGAAGCGATGGCGGAGCGCGCGGCGGCCCAGCAGGGCGCCGCCGAGGCCGTCGCGGCCCAGCCGGCGTCCCCCGAGGCCACCCAGCCCAACGCCAAGGCCTGA
- a CDS encoding M23 family metallopeptidase, with amino-acid sequence MFPRRAKGLLDFCMAVLCLWTAYHHTPAGALVRKGAAWAFGSRSTARPLLAYYDGVSGTTLAVPVATPEVSLLHPLTGAEALAWGTHLALKGLDARGREPALALATELGIPAARLLDPVEGPVAARRLHAALTGDFPQDEARVAALFAGRVPARYALERVAAEGGSVTLEALARQLPPGFEAASTGAAQALALSTAFGLAWPVAEGTRVTSPFGVRDHPVLGSRRMHTGVDLAVPTGTSVAAVADGIVRRASEDAVNGRVLVLEHGRGVTTAYCHNSELLVAVGEKVSRGQSIARSGNTGRSTGPHLHYQLELAARPVDPMKFRPSVHAVSRDAVR; translated from the coding sequence ATGTTCCCGCGACGCGCGAAGGGGCTGCTGGACTTCTGCATGGCGGTGCTGTGCCTGTGGACCGCGTACCACCACACGCCCGCCGGCGCGCTGGTGCGCAAGGGCGCCGCGTGGGCCTTCGGCTCGCGCAGCACGGCGCGCCCGCTGCTGGCCTACTACGACGGCGTGAGCGGCACGACGCTGGCGGTGCCGGTGGCGACGCCCGAGGTGTCGCTCCTCCATCCGCTGACGGGCGCCGAGGCGCTCGCGTGGGGGACGCACCTGGCGCTGAAGGGGCTCGACGCTCGGGGGCGGGAGCCCGCGCTGGCGCTGGCCACGGAGCTGGGAATCCCCGCCGCGCGGTTGCTCGACCCGGTGGAGGGCCCGGTCGCCGCGCGTCGCCTGCACGCGGCCCTGACCGGGGACTTTCCCCAGGACGAAGCGCGGGTCGCCGCGCTGTTCGCGGGCCGCGTGCCCGCGCGCTACGCCCTGGAGCGCGTCGCGGCGGAGGGAGGCTCCGTGACGCTGGAGGCCCTCGCGCGCCAGCTCCCTCCGGGCTTCGAGGCCGCGTCCACGGGGGCGGCCCAGGCGCTGGCGCTGTCCACCGCATTCGGGCTCGCCTGGCCCGTGGCGGAGGGCACGCGCGTGACGAGCCCCTTCGGCGTGCGCGACCACCCGGTGCTCGGCTCGCGGCGCATGCACACCGGCGTCGACCTGGCGGTGCCCACCGGGACGTCGGTAGCGGCCGTGGCGGATGGCATCGTCCGCCGCGCCAGCGAGGACGCGGTGAATGGCCGCGTGCTGGTGCTGGAGCACGGCCGGGGCGTGACGACGGCGTACTGTCACAACTCGGAGCTCCTGGTGGCGGTGGGGGAGAAGGTGTCCCGGGGGCAGTCCATCGCCCGCTCCGGCAACACCGGCCGCTCCACCGGGCCGCACCTGCACTACCAACTGGAGCTGGCCGCCCGCCCCGTGGACCCGATGAAGTTCCGCCCCTCCGTCCACGCGGTCTCCCGGGACGCCGTGCGCTGA
- the dut gene encoding dUTP diphosphatase, with product MAPQLTVQVRRVRAHPDPLPLPRYETALAAGLDLRADIDEERVLRPLERMAVPTGLALGLPAGYEGQVRPRSGLALRHGITLLNSPGTVDADYRGEVQVILVNLSQEPFTLRRGDRVAQLVVSPVTSVTLSEVEVLDATARGDGGFGSTGR from the coding sequence ATGGCTCCTCAGCTCACCGTCCAGGTGCGCCGCGTGCGCGCCCATCCGGACCCGTTGCCGCTTCCCCGCTACGAGACGGCGCTCGCCGCGGGCCTGGACCTGCGCGCGGACATCGACGAGGAGCGGGTGCTCCGGCCGCTGGAGCGCATGGCGGTGCCCACGGGCCTCGCGCTGGGGCTGCCGGCGGGCTACGAGGGCCAGGTCCGGCCCCGCTCGGGGTTGGCGCTCCGACATGGCATCACCCTGCTCAACTCGCCCGGGACGGTGGACGCGGACTACCGGGGCGAGGTGCAGGTCATCCTCGTCAACCTCTCCCAGGAGCCGTTCACCCTCCGTAGGGGAGACCGGGTGGCACAGCTCGTGGTGTCGCCCGTGACGTCCGTCACGCTCTCGGAAGTCGAGGTCCTCGACGCGACGGCGCGCGGAGACGGTGGTTTCGGCTCCACGGGTCGGTAG